ACCAGCTAACCATGTACCAGCTAACCATGTACCAACTAACCATGTACCAGCTAACCAACTAACCCTGTACCAGCTAACCATGTACCAGCTAAGCAGCTAACCATGTAGCAGCTAGCCCTGTAGCAGCAGCTAGCCCTGTAGCAGCAGCTAGCCGTGTAGCAGCAGCTAGCCCTGCAGCAGCTAGCCCTGTAGCAGCTAGCCCTGTAGCAGCTAGCCCTGTAGCAGCTAGCCGTGTAGCAGCAGCTAGCCCTGCAGCAGCTAGCCCTGTAGCCGTGTAGCAGCTAGCCCTGCAGCAGCTAGCCCTGTAGCCGTGCAGCAGCTAGCCCTGTAGCCGTGCAGCAGCCGTGCAGCAGCTAGCCGTGCAGCCTTACCGTTACTCGGGGCCGTGGGAGCTGGGCTATCGTTCGTGATGCAGTTACTGGACGCCGTGGACGCTCCCGTGGCGGCGGACTGGTTCACGTTGTCTGTGTTCATGGTGGACTGTTAGCTCAGGAGCTAACCGTGGCTAGCTAGCACAGACAAAGTGTACAAATACGCCAGAGCGCGATCCTGTGACGGGTCCCTTCAGACTCTTCTTcagcagctagctagctagcatcgGGGTCTGAGGCTAGCCGCTGAGCTCGGGCTGTGGAACATAGCGTCATGTGACCCGGGCTGTGACGGAAGGAGCCGAAGATCCCCGAACATCCGAACATCCCCGAACATCCCCGAAGGCTCCTCGGGCTACACGTGGTCCAGAAGTCTCACCTGCTGAACGAACTAGTTCTGTGATCTATCTGTGCCAGCATGGAGCTAAAGGGACCGAATGACATGGATAGAGATGTATTAAGCTGTATTAAGctgtattaaactgtattaaactgtattaaactgtattaaactgtattaagctgtattaaactttattaaactgtattaaactgtattaagctgtattaaactttattaaactgtattaaactgtattaaactttattaaactgtattaaactttattaagcTTTATTAAGctgtattaaactgtattaagctgtattaaactgtattaaactttattaaactgtattaaactttattaaactttattaaactgtattaaactgtattaagctttattaaactgtattaaactttattaaactgtattaaactttattaagctgtattaaactttattaaacgatattaaactgtattaaactttattaaactgtattaaactattaagctttattaaactgtattaaactattaaactgtattaagcTTTATCAAACTGTATTAagctttattaaactgtattaagcTGTATAagctttattaaactgtattaaactgtattaaactttattaaactgtattaagctgtattaaacttaaactttattaaactgtattaagctttattaaactgtattaaactgtattaagctttattaaactttattaaactgtattaaactgtattaaactgtattaaactttattaaactttattaaactgtattaaactttattaaactgtattaagctttattaaactgtattaaactttattaaactgtattaagctttattaaactgtattaaactttattaaactgtattaaactttattaaactgtattaaattaAGCTGTATAAGCTTTATTAagctttattaaactgtattaaactgtattgAGCTTTATTAAGCTGTGTTAagctttattaaactgtattaagctttattaaactgtattaaactgtattaaactgtattaagctttattaaactgtattaaactttattaaactgtattaagctttattaaactgtattaaactgtattaagctttattaaactgtattaaactgtattaaactgtattaaactttattaaactgtattaagctgtattgtttattaaactttattaaacgatattaaactgtattaagctttattaaactgtattaagctttattaaactgtattaaactttattaaactgtattaagcTGTATTAagctttattaaactgtattaagctttattaaactgtattaaactgtattaagctttattaaactgtattaagctgtattaaacacacacacacacacacacacacacacacacacacacacacacacacacacacacacacacacacacacacacacacacacacacacacacacacacacacatacacacacacacacacatacacacacacatatacacacacatacacacacacacacatacacacacacacacacacacacacacacacacacacacacacacacacacacacacacacacacacacaattacagcCGAATTTAAGGGATTGTGAATAACTTCTCCTGCAGTGGCAGACATGTTGAACTCATTCATTCTGTACATGAGAGTGACCTCTGGCCTGATGTCCACCATCATCAGACTGCTGTGACCTCAACGACTCAACTGTGACCTCAACGACTCAACTGTGACCTCAACAACCCTCCTCTGACAGGAAGCATCTGAGAACCAAAAAGGTTCAAAGCTCCCCACCAGTGTAAAGAACAGACGATGAAGCTCCAGATACACTCCAGATGACTAACactgtctccatctctgtctcttcaaCAGTTCCTCTTGTCATACAGGGAGTGCACCGTTTACGAGGCGCAGTGAATGCAGCACCAGTGCGTCGTGGCCTCTCCGGGGCGCTGCGCTCCGTGGGGACGGCTTCACGGCCCGCTGCTCCTGTCGAAGAAGAGCACTCCGTCCGCTGCGGAGGCCTCACCGACGAGACTCACCGACGAGGAGGACGAGACTCACCGACGAGGAGGACGAGACTCACCGACGAGGAGGACGAGACTCACCGACGAGACTCACCGACAGGTCACGAGACTCCGACGTGTCCGGTCTGTTCAGTCAGAAGTGGAGCAACGACGGTCAGACTGAAGGTCCAGACTACTGTATGGGACAGAACAGGTACACCCACGTGATCAtctatacacacatatgtatatatagatatatgtatatatagacatatatatgtatatatagacatatatatgtatatatacatatatatgtatagacatatagacatatatacatatatacatatatgtctatatatctatatacatctatatatctatatctatatatctgtatgtctatatgtctatatatgtatatatgtatatatgtctatatatatatatatatatatatatatactatatatacatatatatatatatgtatatatatctatatatctatatatctatatatatatgtctatatatctatgtctatatatctatatatctatatgtctatatatacatatatatctatatgtctatatatctatatatgtctatatatctatatgtctatatatctatatgtctatatatctgtatgtctatatatatatctatatgtctatatgtctatatatctgtatatctatatatctatgtctatatatctatatgtctatatatctatatatctatatgtctatatatatatctatatatctatatatctatatgtctatatatctatattatctatttatctgtatatctatatatctatgtctatatatctatatgtatatgtctATATCTGTATATCTATATCTGTAtatctatatgtctatatatctatgtatatctatatatctgtatatctatatgtctatatatctatatctatatctatatgtctatatatctatatgtctatatatctgtatatctaaagagaaagatgagaggGAGAATAGTGTCCCATTGTGAACTGTGTGGAATGATGAGTGTTTATCAGCTCTTTGATTTGTGTCATAGTTCAAAGGTCACCAGAATGACGTCCCCTGTGCGTGTGATCGTGGTGGGAGCTGGCAGTCGAGGAGAGATTTATTCCCACTTCGCATCCATCCACCCTGAACGCGTAAAGGTCAGGAGAGGTCAACCTGCAGCCTGATGGGCTTCTTGTCAACACGGAGGCAATCAGTAATCCTTATGGATCGTGTTCTGTATTGATAAAGACATATGGATCGTGTTCTGTATTGATAAAGACATATGGATCGTGTTCTGTATTGATAAAGACATATGGCACCATAAAGTCTCTGTGAGCCAAATGATCCAAGATGAGATCCTTGTCCAGACATTGGTGAGAGAAACATGTATAATATACAAGTTTACATCACAGTACAAGAAGATTATGAATCCATGCTTATTTAGCAATGTCGGTTCATACAGATTTagatcatgtttgttttttttaatatgaaacaGGACTTTACTTGGATTTCCTCTGTTGTATTGCTATTTACTTaagtcaattattattattaatattctttccaccactgcctGGGTATTAAACTGTCTGCTTCCCCATTTCAGGTTGTTGGAGTAGCTGATCCAAGGAAATTTGCTCGCACTAAACTTCAACAgcaacacaacattttacatgaaaacatatttgaagGTGAgcatcaaatgaaaacaacgcatcaaattgtttaaaatgatcTGCCTCATACTATAtcagtgaatgttttttgttttttaaactagaCTGGCACAGTATAGTTGAAAGAGAGAAGTTTGCAGATGCAGTGTTAATTTGTACTCCAGACCGCGTTCATAAGGTAAACatacaacatatttaatattctgtATATACATGAATGTGTAACTTCCAGTCGTTAGTCATGTCACATCATTATCGGTCTGAATTATAAACTCTGTCATTGTTCTTTGGCTAGTCTTTCTATTGAACTGGTGTTTGTTCCACAGGAACCTGCGGTGGCCTTTGCAAAGAAGGGCTACCACATTCTGCTGGAGAAACCAATGGCAGTGAGTGTTGTGTAATTAAACAGAAACCGTTATAACACAGAGTGTAGCTTTAACTTATTGATTTTTGAAGTATCGTGTTTCATGTCAGtttgtcatttctttattttttctttctatctttcgctctcttttcctttccatGATTACATTTGTGTGACTCTCATCTCTCCCTCGCACACCGGTGTGATCATGTGACATCAGACAACTGCCGAAGACTGCACAGCGATTGTGGAGGCGTGCACTCAGAGTGGCGTGATGCTCTCCGTGGGTCACGTTCTACGTTATGATCCAGTCATCCACAAGATAAAGGTGAACATTTTCCGTCATACTTTctgttaatgaaaatatttgacaGCTTCATCAACCGGGCATGGGTCAATTTGcgtacctttttaaaaagtaaatctgtaattttaatatttttaatatggAGAGCAAAGCAATTTTTGATTGTTTCAATTACAAAAGATAGTCACAAAATTGAAAGTAagaataatccttttttttgttttctaggAGCTGATAGATGCTGGAGTCATAGGTGATGTGATGCACATTCAGCACCTTGAGCCGGtaataatgcaaatatatatatatattattgaataaaaacaacccaCATTTGATCCTCCTGGCTATGATAAAAATCATAATTAAGAATTCTCAGGGCTCCTCGTTAAACCCATTCATTTAAACGGTATTGCTGCTTTTAGAACATGGTTTCAAGGCTTAACTATTACAAACTGGTCTTGTCAACCTCTTCTTCCAGGTCGGGTTCTATCACTTTGCTCACTCTTTTGTTCGAGGGAACTGGAGAAATGAAGCAGAGAGCTCTTTTGCTCTTTTGGCTAAATCCTGCCATGACATTGACCTAATACATCACTGGGCCGGACCACGCAGGTAAACTACCAACCGTCAATGATCAACCACAAGCTCCTCCGATgctcagaaataaaaacacacttttgtccGACTACAGtctctgtgttttcaggagGACCAGCTACTTTTCTGTGAGGTCGATCTGTTTCTCATAATCACTAACTGTGCCGTTTGTTCTTGGCAGGTGTTTGAAAGTGTCATCATTTGGATCTGTCAGccactttggaaaacaaaacaaggtcTGTAGTCTCTTCACAGTATGTCGCCGAATCAAAAGAATgaacaaactgacattttataaactaagCATAAATATGAAATTGCTCGTTTTTTGTCAGCCAACAGGTGCCGGAAATCGCTGCCTGGATTGTTCAATAGAAGGAGACTGTCCATACTCGGCATGCAAAATCTACTTGGATAGAGTGAAACAGGTCAACATTTCACCACATTATTTAATCATTACTTAAGTTGTTATACACAATTGAAtatgtactttgtgtgtgtgtgttagggtcACACTGGCTGGCCTGTGTCAGTCATATGTCCCAGCTCGTTCCCAGACATCGAGTCAGTAACTGAGGCCCTGAGGACCGGTCCATATGGCCGCTGTGTCTACGAGTGTGACAACGATGTCTGCAGTAACCAGGTAAGAAAACACTGGTTAAATCCTCTACGGCACGTCATACTGTACAATCCGTCTCTGACCCATTAAAAATAGTTAATGCTCAAATAAAACCGTATCCATGGTGGTATCAaccataaacaaaaataaaagaaagaaaactaaacagTGGTTTCACATCAGTTCTGTTTTTCAGACTTCTGCTAAATCACAAAGTCTTGTCTTGTTGATCTGTTCTGGTTGTCCCAGGTTGTTAACATGGAGTTTGAAGGGGGTCTGACGGCAGCCTTTTCCATGGTGGCCTTCACTGAGGAGATAtgcaagagaaaaacaacaatctaTGGCAGCAAGGTAGGTAGGAAGGAAGGGATGTGCATTGCCAAAAGGAAAAGGGCAAGAAATGCTAAAACTGAAGAAGAAGCtaacaggaaaaataaagatcAGCCACCTAGTCAGGGAAATCAATGTCATTCTGTGAAGACATTGTGGACAGAATGggttgataatgaaaaaaatcaaatatcaaagtAGCGCTGACCACATACGCTACATTGccaaagtatgtggacacccaAACATAATACTGATATGTGAATGTTTAAGATGCCATTCCAAAAGCAAAGGCATTAATATGCTGTCATAAAGAAACAAGCCTTGCCTCTTCAGGGAAGGTCTTAAACCAGATTTATAAATCTGTCTGCAGAGATTAGATCCCATTCAGCCACATACTGTAAATCAAAAACATGACATTGATTCCAAAGGTGTGCAGTCAATTTCTTCCAAACCAAATtagaaaaacagcatttcattttttgaaatgcCTCTTCCGTACTGTTAGAAGTACAACCACACATTTACACGACTTAAGATGGCTGCATGGTTTGAATCCTACCAACATAATGAACCGTGTCTCTACAGGGGGAGCTGTCATGTGACGGCCATGAGGTAAACGTGTTTGACTTTCTGACCCAAAGATCCACAAAGCACAAGGCACACAATGATCCCCCCCGAAACTTTGGCATGAGTGGACATGGTGGAGCAGACTACCACCTGATGGATGCCTTTATTTCTGCTGTGGCTGTGAGTgcttattcctttttttcttttcttttctttgtcaatGTACAGCTTcgggttttatttttctcagtatcaactcatttttaaatatttgcctGACATTAACTGATGACCTGTACTTGCAGTTGTTTGCCACATTAAGGACAAGTTAAGAATATTAACTCTATTTATATTTTGGTACCTGTTGAGGAGGCACTAACGTTCTATTCTTGTATGGGACTTGTTTAGGAAACATTGATTGTGATGGTTGAtttgccttgtgtgtgtgtgtgtgtgtgtgtgtgtgtgtgtgtgtgtgtgtgtgtgtgtgtgcagaacaaTGATCCATCCCACATCCGTTCGGGTCCTGAAGAGACACTACTGAGCCATTTGCTGGTGTTTGAAGCTGAGCGTTCTCGACTGGAGAGCAGGGTGGTGTACTGTGGTGACATTGGCCAAAGATAGACGACTGAAAAACACATAGTCATTAAAATAATCTAACCTGAAAAATCAAACGCTACAATGAAGCTTAGCAGAAGTTCACTCAGGAAGACTCTTTCAGACGCTCTCAGTCtagttaaaacaacaaatacacatttaggtgttttagtacactttttatttgtccgtagatttttcttctttttttctaagcGGAAACTCCTTCAGTTTCATTCCATATATTCTATATTGTGAAGGTTTTCACAGAGGTTTTGTTCATgaatcattcatagcctgatttatagaTCATTTTTACGACATCGTGAAAAGGGattttcatttctgttgacagtattttctgatttatgtgataaaaacagatatccaaaattccctctGAAAAAACTTTCAATCttatgtcattaaaatgaaaggctttattcaatgttcagatttctgttcttgTAGTGTATGCAAGTGAGCACACATTTAATACACTAATgctacatttgcatatttaaacataacattttagaaaacctgttctaaaaataacaaatgtcttAATGTAATTTATGAGTTAAAATGTTAACCCTTATTACATGAAGCGCCCTTTAAACCAATCAACTGAACGGAGGGCCAAATCATGGAATGAGGATGATTGTTTAGTTCATATCGCTCAGGGATTCTAgtagtctgtgtttgtttgtgtgaatgagtgagAGCGAGGAGGGGAGGTGAATGAGTGAGGAGGGGAGGTGAATGAGTGAGGAGGGGaggtgaatgagtgaatgagtgaggaggggaggtgaatgagtgaatgagtgaggaggggaggtgaatgagtgaggaggggaggtgaatgagtgaggaggggaggtgaatgagtgaggaggggaggtgaatgagtgaggaggaggaatgagtgaatgaatgagtgaggaGGGGAGGTGAATGAGTGAGGAGGGGagatgaatgagtgaatgagtgaggaggaggtgaatgagtgaggaggaggtgaatgagtgaatgagtgaggagGGGAGGTGAATGAGTGAGGGAGTAAACCAAGTTTTTTAATTGTAAGTGCCAAGCCAAGAACTTGATACTTTGTTGTTCAGCATGTTCtattttgatcatttgattAAGTAGTGTTCATGTAAAGTATTCCATTAATTTATAGTAAAAACATATGTGATTGAAATTGTCTTTGAATCATTCATCCCACATGATATGACTGTGACCTGTGTCAGTGTGCAGAATATATCTCAGGACTTCCATGAATGCATCCAGTTTATTTCACTCTGAACAGCTccttgaaatgttaaaaaagtacaacCGAGCTATggagagaaaacattaaataaccgaaataaatgtattgaattcATAACTACCACTGACTGTGaacaaatgcacatttatatGCAATATACAGACATATGCCATAAGGTATTGCACCTTTATAAATCAAGCAGGTTGTTCCCTCTTGAATAACTCTTTCATTGACGCTTCCCATCATATAATGTCCATCTAAAGTTAAATATAgcttttagaaaatgtaaacGCTCAGCACAAACTTGTTCCCAGTGGCTGAGTTTGCAGAACCTTATGGCAGCTCTAAGGAGCAGCCCTAACATCAGGTCAGCCTGtctgtcttcttcctcctctcaatctgaaagatgaataaaagaaaacctCCTTTTTGTAAAATCTGCCAGGgcatataataaatgtaatgaaaaaagcTATTGGATGAGAGCTTTAACATtggaatatgaatataaaaagcaTGCTAGGTATTTTAACGTAGACGAAGAGGGGTTTCATTTCATGACAAGTTTGATCATTTACATGTAAATTCATAACATCAGTGCATGTTCTgtacatattctttttttaaacttttcattgtttcattttgaagaaaattttgaaatattttcatttatactCACCCTCTTTTTGCTCACTGGCTCCTTGGCCTCCAGCAGCAACAACTCCACCACGTCTGGGTCATCACTGAGGCTTCACAAGGATTGTACATTTGTATGTGCAGTTTTTTTCAAGCGTACATCAAACAGAAAAGCTAACAAGAGGGTTTATTAATGATTATAGTATCGCCAACACTCTGCCTGTGACTGATTAGTCTATATCAGTGATCTTTGAGC
The sequence above is a segment of the Anoplopoma fimbria isolate UVic2021 breed Golden Eagle Sablefish chromosome 12, Afim_UVic_2022, whole genome shotgun sequence genome. Coding sequences within it:
- the zgc:154075 gene encoding putative oxidoreductase YteT; translated protein: MGQNSSKVTRMTSPVRVIVVGAGSRGEIYSHFASIHPERVKVVGVADPRKFARTKLQQQHNILHENIFEDWHSIVEREKFADAVLICTPDRVHKEPAVAFAKKGYHILLEKPMATTAEDCTAIVEACTQSGVMLSVGHVLRYDPVIHKIKELIDAGVIGDVMHIQHLEPVGFYHFAHSFVRGNWRNEAESSFALLAKSCHDIDLIHHWAGPRRCLKVSSFGSVSHFGKQNKPTGAGNRCLDCSIEGDCPYSACKIYLDRVKQGHTGWPVSVICPSSFPDIESVTEALRTGPYGRCVYECDNDVCSNQVVNMEFEGGLTAAFSMVAFTEEICKRKTTIYGSKGELSCDGHEVNVFDFLTQRSTKHKAHNDPPRNFGMSGHGGADYHLMDAFISAVANNDPSHIRSGPEETLLSHLLVFEAERSRLESRVVYCGDIGQR